AGCAGCTTTTCGCGGTTCTTGGTCGGTCCTGCTGCCACGGTGGTTCCTTCTGCCTGCTGCGACCGGCGACGGACTGCCGCAGGTCATGCAGATGGTGGAGCATCGCTGCAGTGATGAGAAGCCCGCCCGCTCAGCATCCACCTGCGCGTGCACGGATCCAGCGCCGGTAGCGGCGAGCCCGGCATTTGCCGGCGGCCTGCGCCAGCAACAGCGCCCACGCCGGCGAGACGCCGGGCGCAGTGGGGCGGCGCTGGCTGAGCCGACCCAGTTGGTATTTCACTGCCGCCATGTGTGCGCTGGCCGCCAGCGGCTTGCTGCGCCAGTTGATGTTGCGCAACGCCGGTACCGGGTCGCGGCCCTGCTGCCAGTGCTGCGGCAGATCCGGCTCGATCGCCAGCGCGGTGGCGATGCCGACCATGGCCACGCCGCTGGCCAGCACCTGTTCTGCCACCTCGCGGCGGCGGATGCCGCCGGTGACCATCAGCGGCATCGTCGCCACCGTGGCGATCTCGCGCGCGAATTCGAGGAAGTACGCTTCGCGGGCCACGCTGCGTTCGTCGCGTGCGGCGCCGGTCATGGCCGGCATCTCATAGCTGCCGCCGGACAGTTCGACCAGATCCACGCCGAGGGGCGCCAGCATCTCCACCACGGCGCGCGCGTCCTCGGGCGAGAAACCGCCGCGCTGGAAGTCGGCGGAGTTGAGCTTCACCGCCACTGCGAACGTAGGCGCCACGCTGGCGCGTACGCCCTGCACGATCTCCAGCAGCAGGCGCGCACGGTTGT
This genomic window from Stenotrophomonas maltophilia contains:
- a CDS encoding NADH:flavin oxidoreductase/NADH oxidase family protein, whose translation is MSLFSPLALPSGALIRNRIAKAAMEENMADADHAPSEALLQLYQRWADGGAGLIITGNVMVDGRAMTGPGGVVLEDDRHLDRFSAWARTARSRGAQMWMQINHPGRQMPAALGQPALAPSAVPLDMGALSKQFAPPKAISEADIEEVIARFIRSAELAERAGFSGVEIHAAHGYLLSQFLSPLSNRREDRWGGSLDNRARLLLEIVQGVRASVAPTFAVAVKLNSADFQRGGFSPEDARAVVEMLAPLGVDLVELSGGSYEMPAMTGAARDERSVAREAYFLEFAREIATVATMPLMVTGGIRRREVAEQVLASGVAMVGIATALAIEPDLPQHWQQGRDPVPALRNINWRSKPLAASAHMAAVKYQLGRLSQRRPTAPGVSPAWALLLAQAAGKCRARRYRRWIRARAGGC